In Cicer arietinum cultivar CDC Frontier isolate Library 1 chromosome 1, Cicar.CDCFrontier_v2.0, whole genome shotgun sequence, one DNA window encodes the following:
- the LOC140920574 gene encoding LOW QUALITY PROTEIN: putative disease resistance protein At3g14460 (The sequence of the model RefSeq protein was modified relative to this genomic sequence to represent the inferred CDS: inserted 1 base in 1 codon), whose product MVRKLEDIVTRLESILKHKDILGLQHIATHHHSSWRTPSTSLDHGSNIFGRNQDIEAILNLLLHDGDDVDSDKISVIPIVGMGGVGKTTLAQSVFNHQSIKQKFDVQAWVCVSDAFDVLKVTKATAEEVKSASNTNNLNILQQDLKDKLTGKKFLIVLDDVXXXXXXXXXXXXXXXXXXRIQKVVSMVQTFQGYYSLEQLSNDDCWSVFANHACLSPEESTQNMDLEKIGKEIVRKCKGLPLAAQSLGGLLRRKRDIRDWNNILNSNIWEIDEKESKIIPALRISYHYLPPYLKRCFVYCSLYPKDYEFHADDLILLWMAEDLLQPPKNGKTLEEVGYEYFNDLASRSFFQRFGSGNSSRRFVMHDLVHDLATLIGAEFYFRTEELGKETKIGNKTRHLSFNNLSNRVTDNFEIFDRAKHLRTFLTIDFIRDPFNNEKAPCIILSNLKCLRVLSFKIFHDISALPDSIGELIHLRYLDLSSTTIKTLPESLCNLHNLQTLKLYGCNQLTKLPNGMQKLVNLRYLDIRWTPKLEDMPKEMSKLKHLQHLSCFVVGKHKEKGIKDLGTLSNLHGSLSISKLENVSNNIEASQAKIMDKKYLEKLSFEWSDNAKDQFTNSQSEMDILDKLQPAKNLKKVSVWGYRGTRFPEWVGDPSYRNLTKLSLYRCDNCCILPPLGQLRSLKKLIIYRMSMLETIGSEYGDSFSGILFPLP is encoded by the exons ATGGTTCGTAAGTTAGAAGATATAGTTACTAGGCTTGAATCCATTCTCAAACACAAAGATATTCTTGGTCTTCAACATATTGCAACTCACCACCACTCTTCTTGGAGAACTCCGTCAACCTCTCTAGATCATGGATCTAACATATTTGGTAGAAATCAAGACATAGAGGCCATACTCAACTTACTGTTACATGATGGTGATGATGTTGACAGTGATAAGATTTCTGTGATCCCCATAGTTGGCATGGGTGGTGTGGGTAAAACCACTTTAGCCCAATCTGTGTTCAACCATCAAAGTATAAAGCAGAAATTCGATGTTCAAGCATGGGTTTGTGTTTCTGATGCTTTTGATGTTTTGAAGGTTACAAAGGCCACTGCAGAGGAGGTTAAAAGTGCTTCTAACacaaataatttgaatattCTTCAGCAAGATTTGAAGGATAAGTTGACCGGAAAAAAGTTCTTAATTGTTCTGGATGATG NNNNNNNNNNNNNNNNNNNNNNNNNNNNNNNNNNNNNNNNNNNNNNNNNNNNNCGTATTCAAAAGGTTGTTTCTATGGTCCAAACTTTTCAAGGTTACTACTCTCTCGAGCAATTGTCTAATGATGATTGTTGGTCAGTGTTTGCTAACCATGCATGCCTTTCTCCAGAAGAATCCACTCAGAATATGGATCTCGAAAAAATTGGCAAAGAGATTGTTAGAAAATGTAAGGGATTGCCTTTAGCAGCACAATCACTTGGGGGTTTGTTGCGACGAAAACGTGACATCAGGGATTGGAATAATATACTCAATAGTAATATTTGGGAAATTGATGAAAAGGAGAGTAAGATCATTCCAGCACTAAGAATTAGTTATCATTATCTCCCTCCCTATTTGAAACGCTGCTTTGTTTATTGCTCGTTGTATCCTAAAGATTATGAATTTCATGCAGACGATTTGATCTTGTTGTGGATGGCAGAAGATCTTTTACAGCCTCCAAAAAATGGAAAGACTTTGGAAGAAGTTGGTTATGAGTATTTTAATGACTTAGCTTCAAGATCTTTTTTTCAACGTTTTGGAAGTGGAAACAGCTCCCGGCGTTTTGTGATGCATGATCTGGTGCATGATTTGGCAACATTGATCGGGGCAGAATTCTACTTTAGAACAGAAGAACTTGGGAAAGAAACGAAGATCGGTAACAAGACTCGTCATTTATCATTTAACAATTTAAGTAATCGAGTGACGGAtaactttgagatttttgaCCGAGCAAAACATCTTAGGACTTTTTTGACAATTGATTTTATACGTGATCCATTCAACAATGAAAAGGCACCATGCATCATTTTGTCGAATTTGAAGTGCTTGAGAgttttgtcatttaaaatttttcatgATATTAGTGCATTGCCTGACTCGATAGGTGAACTGATTCATTTGCGTTATTTGGATCTATCTTCCACAACTATAAAGACACTACCGGAGTCATTGTGTAATCTGCATAATCTACAAACCTTGAAGTTGTACGGTTGTAATCAGCTAACCAAACTTCCCAATGGCATGCAAAAGCTTGTGAATTTGCGCTATCTTGATATCCGCTGGACTCCAAAGTTAGAAGATATGCCTAAAGAAATGAGCAAATTAAAGCATTTGCAACACTTGAGTTGCTTTGTTGTGGGCAAGCATAAAGAGAAAGGGATCAAGGATCTGGGAACACTGTCAAATCTTCACGGATCACTTTCCATTAGTAAATTAGAGAATGTTAGCAACAACATTGAAGCATCACAAGCGAAAATAATGGATAAGAAGTACCTTGAAAAATTGTCTTTTGAATGGTCTGATAATGCAAAAGACCAATTTACAAATTCACAGAGTGAGATGGATATACTAGACAAGTTACAACCTGCCAAGAACCTAAAAAAGGTGTCTGTATGGGGATATAGAGGCACGAGATTTCCAGAATGGGTTGGAGATCCTTCCTACCGAAATTTGACTAAGTTGTCTCTATATCGTTGTGATAATTGTTGTATTCTTCCACCACTTGGTCAATTACGCTCTCTCAAGAAATTGATAATCTATAGAATGAGTATGTTGGAGACTATTGGATCTGAATACGGTGATTCCTTTTCAGGGATTCTCTTTCCCCTCCCTTGA
- the LOC101512754 gene encoding putative disease resistance protein At3g14460 — MPCWEVWHHPHQSNAYFPVLKSLVIRRCPVLSGDLPSHLPALETIEIFQCSQLASSLPSAPAIRKIEIRESNKVALREVPISLEEIEIDGRGAPEFFFEVIAITLPISLKIVNIKNCSSAISFPGDCLPASLKSLSITDCRNLDFPKQKQQHESLQWLYIRSSCDSLTTLPLETFPNLSTLKINRCENLECVSASKTLQNLNHFLINNCPKLVSFARDGLSAPNLRSMGIHKCVNLKSLPCQANTLLPNLEVVRIRDCPEMETFCEGGMPLSLRRLDIEKCEKLMRSPSLSLRCCLPPLPLYR; from the coding sequence ATGCCATGTTGGGAAGTGTGGCATCATCCCCATCAGTCAAATGCATATTTTCCTGTACTCAAGTCTCTTGTGATTCGTCGTTGTCCCGTATTGAGTGGAGATTTGCCATCTCATCTTCCTGCTTTGGAAACAATTGAGATTTTCCAATGCAGCCAACTTGCTTCGTCTCTCCCAAGTGCTCCTGCCATCCGGAAAATAGAGATACGTGAAAGCAATAAAGTAGCATTGAGAGAGGTACCCATTTCATTGGAAGAGATAGAAATTGATGGAAGAGGTGCACCGGAGTTCTTCTTTGAAGTCATTGCCATCACCCTACCAATTTCCCtgaaaattgtaaatattaagAATTGTTCGTCTGCGATATCGTTTCCGGGAGATTGTTTACCCGCATCCTTAAAGAGTTTGTCAATCACAGATTGTAGAAATTTAGATTTTCCAAAGCAAAAGCAGCAGCACGAGTCACTTCAATGGTTGTATATAAGGAGTAGTTGTGATTCTCTGACAACCCTCCCACTGGAGACCTTTCCCAACCTCAGTACTCTCAAGATCAACCGGTGTGAAAATCTAGAATGTGTTTCTGCTTCAAAGACTCTTCAAAATCTTAACCATTTTCTCATTAACAACTGCCCGAAATTAGTTTCATTTGCAAGAGATGGATTGTCTGCGCCCAACTTGAGATCAATGGGTATCCACAAATGTGTTAATTTAAAGTCATTGCCTTGTCAAGCAAATACTCTTCTCCCGAATTTAGAAGTGGTGCGTATACGTGATTGCCCAGAAATGGAGACGTTTTGTGAAGGTGGTATGCCGCTTAGCTTGAGAAGACTTGATATAGAGAAATGTGAGAAGTTAATGAGGAGCCCATCTCTAAGTTTGCGTTGCTGCCTCCCTCCCTTACCTCTCTATCGCTAA